Genomic window (Argopecten irradians isolate NY chromosome 2, Ai_NY, whole genome shotgun sequence):
TGAAATtagcaaataaaaattaattatttttcaattatataaaataattaagtaaaatgattttgatCTAGCATCCAAATTATTTTTTGCGATATTCACATTGTAGAGATCTAAACAAATCGGCACTTACCTTTGATTAATCAATacttatatattgataataaacaGGTAATGTATGTGACAGCGTTACTCCCTATATTCCTGGTCCTAGTCATTTGGATTAGGGCCCTGTTGTTACCCGGTGCTCTGGCGGGTATGGCATACTTCATCACTCCAGACTTCTCCGTACTCTCAAACACCAAAGTAAGGACTAACTAGAGAAACTAATCAAAGTATGACATTTCAGTCTTTTCTTGATGATTTCTCATCCCTATTCATCTTGTGGAAAAATCCATTAATTGCGCTAATCCTTTGTCGTTAATAAGATtgtcttatttaaaaaaaaaactgttattatcattagcgAATAAATTACAGAAACCACATTCGTAAATCAAATATCATGATCCACggtgttttaacattaacaCATCACACCAGTTATATTTCAATGGCTGATATTGAAAGTAACAATCATATCAGTTCATAGAAACACTGACAAACCATTGAATAAGTCTACTATTTTGTCTGGGTCCGTCCACTTTTCCATACTTTACTGTGTTAAATAGGTATGGATAGAGGCGGGGTTCATGGCCTTCTATACCCTCGGGCCTGGCTGGGGAGGACTAGCAACGTTCGGATGTCACAACAAATTCAACGAGAACATCATGACGTACGCATGCGTAATCTCGGCAATTGGTCGTGTTCTGATTGCCCTGCTTTTTCAACAACTTTATACATAATTTTCATGATATCTGTTACAATGAAACTCGATAGTTTTGGGAGTCCGATAGTATGGagctaaatttaaaaaaaaaattgagtatACATTGAAGCAATGTTCAGTGTTAGCGCTATCAGGATATGAATGTGCAGCTGTGCTTACATATCAATCGACTACATTGAAATTGAATTGGTCATATTCCAGTAGATattaaacaacattttaaaaaacTGTAGTACACTTACCATTGTGCTTGATCTTTGATAGTACATCACTTgtgaaatatgcaaaacaaCCATTGCTGAAGCCTCTGGTACCCTTGATACTGAACCGGTTTTTTATACGAAAAAAATCTAAATGACAACCAAATCTTGACCATTCCTATATATCGTTCCTGTAGCTAGGGTATCGGTTATCAAGTAAATGTGATAAATCATGTTGCTAGTAGTTCAGCTTAGTGATAGGTCTTCCATGTTGAGGTGAAAAACAATTTGGCCCATTGACCAAGTTAAATTGTTACATGTTTGTCTGCTATTTCTGttacagtgacgtcacaattaccACGATTGTAGTGGTTCTATTTGGACTATTGAACGGACTAGTGGTGTTTGCTGTGGTCGGCGTTATGGCCGAGGAGTCGGGCATACCAGTCACAGACATTATAACGTCTGGTAATTACTTATACAATGCACACATTATATGCTTGCTGTGCCAATTATtaattgtatcaaatatcagtaTTTACACTTATATCGTTTCGTGAGATATCAAAAAATCGTTCGATAACAAATTCAATAGGACGTTAGTGTGTTtcatcaaggacgtatatgactTATAATTCCTTGGTTTCATCGATACAGTTATCATGcgaaaacatcattttttcaCGCTGCATTTTAGTTAAGAAATTCATATTGAATAGTGTCGAGGAGAATTGAGAATTGAGACAAATTGTTCCCCTATGGACAGGTGGATTTTCTCTAGGCTTTGTGGCGTACCCCCAGGCCCTTACCTACCTACCTTTACCTCAGGTCTGGGCAGTGTTGTTCTTCTTAGCACTGCTAATGCCTGGTATGGACATGcaggtaaatatttttttcgctTTCACGTTATGATATTACAATGCATGTCAATAACAATGGAATTACGATACATGATGATCTATTCCTGGATatggatttattttgtttatgtcaTCCGACCGACGATATGTAGGATAGAAATAATTTGCAGTTGATTATGTTATAGACCGTGACATTTGAACCTATGATGAATATATTGGAGGAAGCATTTCCGAGACTACGAAGACGTCGATTGGTTGTCTTAGGTGTCATATTTATCGTCGTGTTCCTGTGTGAGCTTCCTTTCCTAACTAGGGTAATTACAGTCTTTTCAGTaatcttttaaatgtattttaatgaggAAAATAACATGAGATATTTTGCAATTGTGTATTTCTTTGATTAaagtaacgtcctattaccagcctgggtcatgtaaggacggcctctcctGTATtcggtatgttgcgtgtatgaagtgcatgGTGCGTTTTAAGGAGACTGCGCTATAATTGTGTTTTGTCagcttgtatagtgaaactgttgccctaTTTATTGTGCTTTATCACTAAAGCATGTCACTGAAGACACCCAGCAAAACAATGATTAAATTTGATACATAAAGATAAAACTGATAAGTAGAGAAGTAACCCAggttttaaaacaatttaagtttGATATGGAATTCTGTATCTACTGTGCTAttgtgattaatagaatctttcaccctctttggggtgagacaggagatcaCAACCCTCGGAATAAaattcttaagctgtcaaacacttGACAAAGCTTCGTGTTTGACGACTTAAGAATCTTACTCCTCGGGTTGAAATTCCCCTGTCTCACCCAAAAGAGGGTGAAAGATTCTTTTCTCTTACCCCGTGCATCACTTTGTATCTCTAATAAACGTGTCACTTATGTTAGCGATGATGACGAAATTTCAATGAATCGTCGTCTTTGTAACGCCATTTAATTGTTGTCGTGACGTTATAATACTATTACCCcgacgtcatgatactgttTTCTTGACGTAATACAATTGTTGAGCACGTGCAAAAATCTCGTGTAGCTCAtctttaccctagggtgagatagaaaaatctcacaccggtaaaactgTGTATATCCTTGTCTGGGGTAAGAGAATAGATGTTCAGCACCCATGGCCAATCTGAGCCTAGCATGTGCGCcattaaaacattgatattttttaaacataagTAACATCTCGCAACATACTTTCGATTTGCCTTACTAGGCAGGAGCTTACATCTTCCAGCTGATGGACTGGTACGGGGCAGCCTTCAGTGTGGTAGCCAACGCTCTCCTTGAAGCTGTCGTCTTCTTCTGGATATACGGCAAGCACACACATCACTTaacattaatttacatttttatcgaGATATCGACGGTTTTTCATTTCATCTGCCTACCAATTCATACTAGAGCATACTCGTTTGACTTGTCATTGAGATATATTGTCCATAGTAATTATATCCAttgttttatgtaataaaatttaatattaaaattatgaGTTTTTCCTTTGTGTACGATCAGCATATTCATTACTAATATATATTTCGATATGTTCCTTTTGAAGGAGGAGATCGAATAAGCCGCGATGCCATTATGATGTTTGGATGTCCACTTCCGGCCTTCATCAGGATCAGCGGATCTTACATCACTCCCGTGGCTTTATCTGTATGTGTCATCATGATACGTAGTATGTTATTCACATTACAATACATACAACGAAACTATAGTTTTGTCTACGTTACAAACACGATGTTTTCTTTGCACAACCGATTTCTCCGGAATAAATGATGTTTAAATCAGTTTGTTTGGAATCTTCTCCGTTATCTCTTGGGCCTAACTTAAGTAGAAGGGTGTCGCACAAAGAATAAGATAATTTCACTTTTGTaattatttctgattttaaaGACAATTGAATAATGTAGTTTTACATGGTTTTCTGTCAATACGGTATTGATACAGCATCTATCTAATTCTTCtttcttattcttcttcttAGTTGCTGTTGGTGATTAGTTTCTTTTCCTACCGGCCTCCAACCTACGGGACCTACATCTACCCTGACTACTGTAACGTAATTGGCTGGATATTAGTCACACTGACTGTCACACCCTTCTTTGTGACGTTTATTGCACTCTTGGTACAGTCTACAGGGAATCTGACACAGGTACGGAATAATACAAACACTTGGTTGGGTTTGATTTATTAGGTTTAATAGTTAGGAGGATCGTGGATAAAACATTTTGGGAATATTAAGTTaatcttttaaaattgttttatagtATTTGTGAAGTCAGAAATGTTTACACTCTGAACGTTTAATCTATACCCTAATTCCGTAAAgctgataaaaaaaataccgtgatatggttttttttgttcCAGCGTTTGCGTAAAACCGCTTCGCCGATGTCAACCTGGTGCCCAATTCAACCAAACTTTAGACAGCCGTACCGGAGATCAGAAATATCACGTAACTGTTCATTCCTGAATTTAGCTTGGTTCAATTTGACGGGGCGTGGCGGTCTAGATAGGGATACTAAGATGTTTATTTGTGAAGACGATGAATATGCGGCTATGAGAAATATacatattgataaaatgatataatcaTTGATGATTGTtatgttgtcattataatgCGGTATTAAAATCTAAGAATGAGACACACATTCGTTTATTTCAGCCCTATCGAAAATGCGTACGGAATTTAATTTAGAATCttgtcatatatgtatataacggACTGAGATCACAtccattaattttttatgaagtTTTATCAAACTGTAACAGCCATGGTTCATTCTAAGTTCCGCTGTCACGTGATTGTGATTTGATGTTGATTTGAAAGGTCAGTGTTGTCGATAACACGTAAACGATTTAGTCGTCGGTAGTGCCCGGTTCTATTTTTCTAAATGCAGTATTAATGTATCGTTACACATTCTAGTTCTGCGGATAATTATCTTATTGATGTTATAGTATTGCAATTTACGACTCCATATAAAGTGTGTAGTGTGAAATTACTTCAATCACGTATGCATGGCAATATAATATACTAGTACTGTCAGTATATGTGTAAAAAAATACATCACCACACcgtattttaaattaaaaaaaaaataaaaataacagaaaatctGTCATGAcatcaaattaatttatagtgcagtattatattgtattggtATCATTTAAATGCAATTCTTTACTTACATTTATATGCAATGTAGTTGACATAAACTCAAATGACTGCGCCAGTAATCCCCCACCACATACTATATCACACAGCGGTTTCATTATAGGACATGTCATGAACGAAATTTCACCTAAACGTGGCTTAGATACCTTTGTCATtaggtacatgtaacatctaTTAACAGTATATACGAAAATCAAGGGACGATGACACGAAATAGGAACCTGACAACAATGattctaataaaaaaataacagaacAGCTACTataaattttgattaataacACAATACATATccaatttcacaatttcattttactGAACATCTGCATTGCTACTTACACACTGACAAAAAACtgtatgtttgtaattatctgaCCAAGTGTCCTTAAGGCGAAGACCAGCCTTTTCAACAATGTGCTGCAGTTGTTCAAGGGTATATTTATAACTGAATCCATCTCCCTCATGGAAATAAAGACGCTCGCCCTTCTCCATCACCAGGTTTATTCCAAGTCCAGCTGtgaaataaataacatcaatgtGATCAATTGATACGATTTAAAGTTAACAATACTTTATACTTAAGAACCATCTGAATAGAGACTGAAAAGtgtttgattgcgttaaaggtggtatgaacacAATTGCATACAGACATATTGTAATATTGAATATCTCGTGGTTGTGTAAGTTGTGGAAATGTAGAACTCCATCGCAGATTGAGTGGATGGTACGATACATTTATTGGAGTCTTAGGAATCGactctgtacagagattattggcgagTTAATATAGCAGTACACCGGGATAacaaatgtcaatatttgggtatGATATCCAATACCTGGAACAGTTGATATCAATGTAGCTGCTGTATTACATAGGGAAACATGGTTACTAATTAGAACTTATCGTGTATCATAATAAATAACATGGCTATGTAATTAGTAGTTATACAATGACCCCAATAGAAGATGTAAATGTAGattattatatattagtccAAATTTCAAACTCTAAAATACTTATCATTAATATGTTATACCACATTCGTCGcaatgttatacattatatcaattaagatataatttgatataataaattataaaatttctaaaattcttatcattgatGTGGTAAAGAACAAGTGATGAAAGAGTCATGTCGACGTACGTACTTCCGTCTTAAACTCAGACATGATGCTTTGTCTCTAATTAGATTGAGACTTCAATGAAACTAGATGATAAGTGAAAGAAATGTCCATAAGTTTGTAAAttgtatgtgtaaaatatgttatGTAGGAGAAAATCAACAAGTGTTAACCTTGCATTCAACGGCATCAGGTAGTGATTTCCtccaataataaaataaataatatgtattcataatgttattatattgtATGGAAAGTGTTAAGTATATAAAAGTATAATGTGCGTATTATGTtatatcctttggacggccgtaacgtatttatgcgtaattattcatttgccccatttcatgcaccctactggagccccactgagaccgttgaaaactaaatactagtttttttttgaaaaggagatgttcatccctatacagcatgtcaatatcgattcggtcattgcattagtgacgtcacaaatcacctgtgaacatgcccaaataagtcaaaaattgaggtctgaaatccggattttagtgtgtgcccggaaacctgtcgttgtgagcttaattatcgagatacagacatgcagatggtcttaaacgatagaagagatatcaaagtaagagaaaatagagagaaagggaaaaggaaggggaaaatagcaccgatttcaaaaaaaaaaaaaaaaaaaaaacaaacaaaacaagtcccacgcgcaggtttctgcctcccatgacccgtgcgtggtgacctttagggaacttccggtgactgtttttgcttgtttgtagtgtgtactgtttgttatcatcgtgaaaatggcattAAACCaaaatctagatgcaaactgctttcatagatggcatttgtaataacctactgtcgaatcctgccggccgtcgaaaggatacacagaaattttatttcataaaatgtgtctacacaatgttttattatgatttcGACTCGAAAACCGGGAGATTTTCCATATTCCGGACATCACTATATGAGGGTCAGAGCAACTACAAATTAACGTGTGTGTTTAATCACATCACTGCTCTGCCTCTAACATAAAAATACACGAGTTTCCATGTACATATTTACCTCCGTGCATTGTCACGTGAGAGAAACTTGTCAAAAGTATATAAGatgtaaaaatgtgttttctgtGGAATagtaaaaatatgatatatgtatataaacattaagGAACTTCTAAGATTTGTGATGAAATTTAGCAACATAATTCATGAACAAGTCACAGGAGAGGAATCGTCATATAATTGATTCTGTTTATTAACCagtaatgttaaatgttgtatCTTTTTGtagttaaaaataatttgcaaGGTTATATCAAATACTTCCATAACGAAACTGTTTAAACTTGTGAGTTGTTTATTTTGTCGTATGTGTGTGCGTTATGTGTATTGATGTGGCCGACTCCTTGTGGTGCATGTCTGTGTTTTTGTGTAAGTTTTATGGGTGTACTTCAAAGTTAAATCTACATGCTGGTAGTCTATTTTAGTTCATAAcatgtaaaaatacaaaatcaaacAATGGTTCTCACTA
Coding sequences:
- the LOC138315819 gene encoding creatine transporter-like, which encodes MSNEDHSVVTDEDNETNTFSKSFPVMDSFEPIEYYGVSKDDNNAGNKNVPWSSRLDFIVSLLGMSLGLSDIWRVPYLVYRNGGGAFLIPYIVLLLVCGLPLYYMEIEMSQFSGMGLYRVWDFAPLFRGICITMFILGGVSMSIYPTMRAWTIEFLVNSFRSSLPWSSCNNTWNTDRCVEVKIARGAYRNISAVLANVTVYPAMAEETMSAAEEFWQHHVLDLSTGIDDVGPINWRYVLYLVITHILVYLSLVKSVKSFGKVMYVTALLPIFLVLVIWIRALLLPGALAGMAYFITPDFSVLSNTKVWIEAGFMAFYTLGPGWGGLATFGCHNKFNENIMTDVTITTIVVVLFGLLNGLVVFAVVGVMAEESGIPVTDIITSGGFSLGFVAYPQALTYLPLPQVWAVLFFLALLMPGMDMQTVTFEPMMNILEEAFPRLRRRRLVVLGVIFIVVFLCELPFLTRAGAYIFQLMDWYGAAFSVVANALLEAVVFFWIYGGDRISRDAIMMFGCPLPAFIRISGSYITPVALSLLLVISFFSYRPPTYGTYIYPDYCNVIGWILVTLTVTPFFVTFIALLVQSTGNLTQRLRKTASPMSTWCPIQPNFRQPYRRSEISRNCSFLNLAWFNLTGRGGLDRDTKMFICEDDEYAAMRNIHIDKMI